A single Pedobacter sp. PACM 27299 DNA region contains:
- a CDS encoding cysteine desulfurase, which translates to MKTPASKSSLSIDKHIESDEQASIADYKKVSFDVQAIRTQFPILSRKVNEKNLIYFDNAATSQKPQAVIDALSDYYSRYNANIHRGIHTLAEEATLAYEASRYAVQEFIGAAMVEEIVFTRGTTEAINLVAYTWGRQNIKAGDEILISGMEHHSNIVPWQMLCQEKNAVLKVIPVLDDGTLSMDQYQQLLSEKTKIVAIVHVSNALGTVNPVKEMIAMAHQFGAKVLVDGAQSAVHLDIDVLDLDCDFFAFSGHKLYAPTGIGVLYGKQELLEAMPVFQGGGEMIKEVSFELTTYNDLPYKYEAGTPNIADTIALKTAFDFIKSIGKDQIRKHEHELLHYATGQLENIPGLKLIGKAKEKVSLVSFIIKNTHPQDMGILLDNLGIAVRTGHHCTQPLMKRFGIPGTVRASFAVYNTKEEIDGLIAGIYKAIKMLS; encoded by the coding sequence ATGAAAACGCCAGCCTCCAAATCTTCTCTATCAATAGACAAACACATTGAATCAGACGAACAAGCCAGTATTGCTGATTACAAAAAGGTCTCTTTTGATGTACAAGCCATCAGAACACAATTCCCCATTCTAAGTAGAAAGGTGAATGAGAAAAATCTGATTTATTTTGATAACGCGGCAACTTCTCAAAAACCTCAGGCTGTCATAGATGCGCTAAGCGATTATTACAGCCGCTATAACGCCAATATCCACCGCGGAATACATACGTTGGCAGAAGAAGCTACATTAGCTTATGAAGCGAGTCGATATGCGGTTCAGGAGTTCATTGGGGCAGCAATGGTAGAAGAAATAGTTTTTACCCGGGGAACCACTGAAGCAATCAACCTGGTTGCCTATACCTGGGGCAGGCAAAATATCAAAGCCGGAGATGAAATTTTAATCTCAGGAATGGAACATCACTCTAATATTGTACCCTGGCAGATGCTATGTCAGGAGAAAAATGCGGTTTTAAAGGTGATTCCTGTATTGGATGATGGAACCCTTTCTATGGACCAATATCAGCAGTTACTCAGCGAAAAAACAAAAATCGTTGCCATTGTACATGTCTCAAATGCTTTGGGAACTGTTAATCCTGTAAAAGAAATGATTGCAATGGCGCATCAATTTGGGGCAAAAGTATTGGTAGATGGTGCCCAATCCGCAGTACATCTGGACATTGATGTGCTAGATCTGGACTGTGATTTTTTCGCTTTTTCGGGACATAAGTTATACGCTCCTACTGGCATAGGAGTGCTTTATGGAAAACAGGAGCTTTTGGAAGCGATGCCTGTTTTTCAAGGTGGTGGTGAAATGATTAAAGAAGTGAGTTTTGAACTGACTACCTACAATGACCTTCCCTATAAATATGAAGCCGGAACACCAAATATTGCCGATACCATTGCTTTAAAAACAGCTTTCGACTTTATCAAAAGCATAGGAAAAGATCAAATCAGAAAACATGAGCATGAATTACTTCATTATGCAACAGGTCAGCTAGAAAACATACCGGGTTTAAAACTCATCGGAAAAGCAAAAGAAAAAGTAAGCCTGGTTTCATTCATCATCAAAAACACCCACCCTCAAGACATGGGTATCCTACTGGACAACCTGGGAATAGCCGTCAGAACCGGGCACCATTGCACTCAGCCATTGATGAAGCGATTTGGTATTCCCGGCACAGTAAGGGCTTCTTTTGCAGTTTATAATACGAAAGAAGAAATAGATGGGCTTATTGCAGGAATTTATAAAGCTATTAAAATGTTATCCTAA
- the idi gene encoding isopentenyl-diphosphate Delta-isomerase, whose amino-acid sequence MNLMREEEVILVDENDNPIGTMPKLKAHLEGELHRAFSVFIFNSSGALLLQQRALDKYHSAGKWTNTCCSHPRPGELTADAAKRRLKEEMGMECELRPVFSFAYRAEVENELVENEYDHVYFGSSDTLPMPNPVEVADFKYINMEELELDLKNHKDVYTEWLKICFDQVMHQYRKMSI is encoded by the coding sequence ATGAACTTGATGAGAGAAGAAGAAGTAATCCTGGTTGATGAAAATGACAATCCAATTGGCACTATGCCAAAATTAAAGGCACACCTTGAAGGCGAGCTCCACAGGGCATTCTCCGTTTTTATCTTCAACAGCTCAGGAGCACTTTTACTGCAGCAGCGTGCACTTGATAAATACCATTCTGCAGGAAAATGGACCAATACCTGCTGCAGTCACCCCAGACCTGGAGAACTTACTGCGGATGCTGCGAAAAGAAGGTTAAAAGAAGAAATGGGTATGGAATGTGAATTAAGACCTGTTTTTAGTTTTGCTTATCGTGCTGAAGTTGAAAATGAACTAGTGGAAAACGAATATGATCATGTTTATTTTGGCAGCAGCGATACACTGCCAATGCCCAATCCTGTGGAAGTGGCAGACTTTAAATACATCAACATGGAGGAGCTGGAGTTAGATTTAAAAAACCATAAGGACGTCTATACGGAATGGCTAAAAATATGCTTTGATCAAGTGATGCACCAATACCGTAAAATGTCTATCTAG
- a CDS encoding iron-sulfur cluster assembly protein, with translation MDQDELKQKVIDCLQTIYDPEIPVNIYELGLIYETTVMAPFNNVQIVMTLTAPGCPAAQSIPLEVEEKVKNIEGVNEVSVVVTWDPPWNRDMMSESARFELGMM, from the coding sequence ATGGATCAGGATGAATTGAAACAAAAAGTGATTGACTGCTTGCAGACCATATATGACCCGGAGATACCGGTTAATATTTATGAATTAGGGCTTATTTATGAAACAACAGTGATGGCTCCATTCAATAATGTTCAAATCGTGATGACACTCACTGCACCAGGCTGCCCTGCCGCACAAAGTATTCCACTGGAAGTGGAAGAAAAGGTGAAAAATATTGAAGGAGTAAATGAGGTGTCTGTTGTGGTAACCTGGGACCCACCATGGAACAGGGATATGATGTCGGAAAGTGCCCGATTTGAATTGGGAATGATGTAG
- the gloA2 gene encoding SMU1112c/YaeR family gloxylase I-like metalloprotein, which yields MLNKVHHVAIICSDYNVSKNFYTDVLGLTIIREVYRAERASYKLDLALNGEYVIELFSFPNPPARPSRPESVGLRHLAFQVEDLDKVMTRLKEKGVEPEPIRVDEFTGKRFTFIADPDLLPVEFYEQ from the coding sequence ATGTTAAATAAAGTTCATCATGTTGCAATTATATGCAGCGATTATAATGTTTCTAAGAATTTTTATACGGATGTATTGGGGTTAACCATCATTCGTGAGGTGTATAGAGCAGAGAGAGCATCTTATAAATTGGATCTCGCGTTGAATGGGGAGTATGTAATAGAGCTTTTCTCTTTTCCAAATCCACCCGCTCGTCCTTCCAGACCGGAATCGGTAGGCTTAAGACATCTGGCTTTTCAAGTCGAGGATCTGGACAAAGTGATGACCAGGTTAAAAGAAAAAGGGGTAGAACCGGAGCCCATTAGAGTGGATGAGTTTACCGGTAAGCGATTTACTTTTATTGCAGATCCTGATTTATTACCTGTAGAGTTCTATGAGCAATAA
- a CDS encoding WD40/YVTN/BNR-like repeat-containing protein, with protein MRGLIFCLLFFPLYSFSQTYDLVPVTSGENTSLRGMSIVSDQVAWVSGSNGHIGKTTDGGKTWQWIKPEGREKLDFRDIEAFDADKAIVVNAGSPAYILQTNDGGKTWSERYKNLDSAIFLDGMGFWNDQRGIVFGDPINSKMQLLRTIDGGLSWNDISENLQAKMGLGEAAFAASGTTIKTLGNGKVWIATGGKVSNIYYSSNFGSTWQIFECPILQGESSTGPFSMDFYDDDHGVIVGGDYLKDKENENNVLLTSNGGKTWIKPAKPVDGYRSGVAYITDKTLVATGSSGTDVSSDGGRNWYNISVVSMNVIQKSKSGSLILLAGNKGQIYQLTITTK; from the coding sequence ATGAGAGGACTTATTTTTTGTTTATTATTTTTTCCTCTATACTCATTTTCACAAACTTATGATCTGGTTCCAGTCACTTCAGGTGAGAATACCAGTCTGCGGGGAATGAGTATAGTTTCTGATCAGGTGGCCTGGGTAAGTGGTAGTAATGGCCATATTGGCAAAACGACCGACGGGGGTAAAACCTGGCAATGGATTAAACCTGAAGGTCGCGAAAAACTTGACTTTAGAGATATCGAAGCCTTTGATGCGGATAAAGCAATTGTGGTAAATGCAGGTTCTCCAGCCTATATTCTACAAACTAATGATGGTGGTAAAACTTGGTCTGAGCGGTATAAAAACCTGGATTCTGCCATATTTCTAGATGGAATGGGGTTTTGGAATGACCAGCGTGGGATCGTATTCGGTGACCCTATTAATAGTAAGATGCAATTGTTGAGGACAATTGATGGCGGCCTTTCCTGGAATGATATTTCTGAAAACCTTCAAGCCAAAATGGGATTAGGTGAAGCAGCATTTGCTGCCAGCGGAACCACAATTAAAACCCTCGGTAATGGGAAAGTCTGGATCGCTACCGGAGGTAAGGTGTCAAATATTTATTATTCCAGTAATTTTGGCTCTACCTGGCAAATTTTTGAATGTCCAATTCTTCAGGGAGAAAGTAGTACCGGCCCCTTCTCTATGGATTTTTATGATGATGACCATGGGGTAATTGTTGGGGGTGATTATCTAAAAGATAAGGAAAATGAGAACAATGTTTTACTGACCAGCAATGGCGGTAAAACCTGGATAAAACCAGCGAAACCAGTAGATGGCTATCGCTCTGGAGTTGCCTATATTACCGATAAAACACTGGTCGCTACTGGCAGTTCAGGGACAGATGTTTCTTCAGATGGCGGTAGAAATTGGTATAATATTTCTGTGGTAAGCATGAACGTGATTCAAAAATCAAAAAGCGGTAGCTTAATTCTGTTAGCAGGTAATAAAGGACAGATTTATCAGTTAACCATTACTACAAAGTAA
- a CDS encoding PepSY-associated TM helix domain-containing protein: MSLSSFKITIRQIHLWLGLASGLVVFVLGLTGAIYAFQDEIKELVYKDRLYVEPGKSRLPLSVLLPIAKQAITEDRKISRAELSQSPGRTYMFRALKVDKKAFGYWNYYQYYDKVYLNPYTGKVVFKENAKAEFFTVVLALHMNLLLGDAVGHFIIRWSVVCFVILLLSGMVLWWPKNWKFKQLKKSFQVKWNAKFKRLNYDLHNVFGFYSFLILMIIALTGLMWSFELTTEKKGKTLSDTSQALGMIPVDQILDQALKASPETAYFLYNFPAAKSGTVNVSAYQDKIRLYDRQQYKFDRYSGELLQKGVSFGQLPVGEKLIAMNYDLHTGSVLGLAGKILAFFAGLIAAGLPVTGFLIWWKKGKTAKLN, encoded by the coding sequence ATGTCACTTTCAAGTTTTAAAATCACCATCAGACAAATACACCTCTGGCTCGGATTAGCTTCCGGGCTGGTGGTGTTTGTATTGGGGCTAACGGGCGCCATATATGCTTTTCAGGACGAAATAAAAGAGCTGGTTTATAAAGATCGGCTGTATGTTGAACCTGGAAAATCAAGACTGCCCTTGAGCGTACTGCTGCCCATTGCAAAACAAGCTATAACTGAGGATCGTAAAATCTCGCGCGCCGAACTTTCTCAATCACCAGGACGCACCTATATGTTCCGGGCTTTAAAAGTAGATAAAAAAGCTTTCGGTTATTGGAACTATTATCAGTATTATGATAAAGTTTACCTGAATCCTTATACCGGTAAAGTGGTATTTAAGGAGAACGCAAAAGCGGAGTTTTTTACTGTTGTCCTGGCCCTTCACATGAATTTGCTACTGGGTGATGCGGTAGGACATTTTATCATCCGATGGTCTGTAGTCTGTTTTGTGATTTTACTCTTGTCAGGAATGGTGCTCTGGTGGCCCAAAAACTGGAAGTTTAAACAGTTGAAGAAAAGTTTTCAGGTCAAATGGAATGCGAAGTTTAAAAGATTGAACTATGATCTGCACAATGTATTTGGCTTTTATAGTTTTCTGATCTTGATGATCATCGCATTAACAGGATTGATGTGGTCTTTTGAGCTGACGACTGAAAAGAAAGGAAAAACACTTTCTGATACCAGTCAGGCGTTGGGGATGATACCTGTAGATCAGATTCTGGATCAAGCCCTAAAAGCCTCCCCTGAAACAGCTTATTTTTTATATAATTTTCCTGCAGCTAAAAGTGGAACAGTGAATGTTTCAGCTTACCAGGATAAAATAAGGTTATACGATCGACAGCAGTATAAATTTGACAGGTACAGCGGAGAGTTACTGCAAAAAGGAGTCAGTTTTGGCCAGCTGCCTGTCGGGGAGAAACTCATTGCAATGAATTATGACCTTCATACAGGAAGCGTACTTGGGCTTGCTGGAAAAATCCTGGCTTTTTTTGCAGGATTAATTGCCGCAGGATTACCAGTTACCGGATTTTTAATCTGGTGGAAAAAAGGAAAAACTGCTAAACTTAACTAA
- a CDS encoding TonB-dependent receptor, which produces MKNQLIINLTTNKSMYKGCTPKKQFVKFLLLICSLLYLPCSSYARQQSVLEKPVTIQLNNVSLNDALKAVGDAAGVQFSYSSTQLNLQKKVNLNFKNKTLNEILSELLGGQLKGLSVNGTQITIQTSGAKGNIKGSVKTKDGKPAEFVTVGIKGLKSVQVDSKGNYLLKDIEAGTYKLIASFVGLTSQQKEIKVIAGEAVSVNFVLLENNEQLDEVVINGGGINKFSVKKTTTSAKMPLGNLENPQVYTTIPKALLTEQMVTEFSMALKNSPGVYKIQGSRGINTAGATFYSMRGFRVEAALSDGVPSQTNGEIDPANIERVELIKGPSGTLFGGSVVSYGGLINIVTKKPLDTLGGELSYTTGSYGLNRFSADVYGPVTKDKKLLFRLNSAYQHQNSFQDVGFRKSIFVAPVLEYKVNDRLNISLNTSFATLKSTSPAVIFLPRTRQFIATRPEELNYDWKRSYTNKDLTMKNPTLNAKGQVNYKLSDQWASQTIFSTNSRKSDGFYQYQFIRGATDEMLERNVSLQNSTNTSTDLQQNFNGDFKLFGMRNRVVVGLDYLHQTVKNNNSPNIVFDNVSGTNPNDPNYSNISRSAVEAKIAASTALPTKNHAENNVYSVYASNVLNLTDRLITMLSLRVDRFQNKGTFNENTNLRSGEFMQTAVSPKLGLVYQVVKDRVSLFGNYMNGFTNVAPITQPEGSGASGTFKPEHANQFEAGVKTDLLDGKLSFTASLYDIKVENTTYTEPVTVNGANYVITVQNGTQKSRGLELELIANPIEGLNVIAGYSYNYSKLTDGNPDLKGRRPASAGPSTLINSWISYAIPHGEIKGLGLGVGVNYIGKHLTGNSAKTGVFTLPSYIMATATVFYDKPKYRLGFKVDNLANEVYFTGQGVLSPQMPRTFAANVTFKF; this is translated from the coding sequence TTGAAAAATCAACTCATCATCAATTTAACAACAAACAAAAGTATGTACAAAGGATGTACCCCAAAGAAACAATTTGTAAAATTCCTGCTATTGATCTGCAGTTTACTATATCTGCCTTGCAGCAGTTATGCCAGACAGCAGTCGGTTTTGGAAAAGCCAGTCACCATTCAATTGAATAATGTGAGTCTTAATGATGCATTAAAGGCAGTTGGCGATGCTGCAGGTGTTCAATTTTCCTACAGCAGCACGCAGCTTAATTTACAGAAAAAAGTAAACCTGAACTTTAAAAATAAAACTTTGAATGAAATATTGTCGGAACTGCTGGGTGGGCAGTTAAAGGGTTTAAGCGTAAATGGTACGCAAATTACCATACAAACTTCAGGAGCAAAAGGAAATATTAAAGGAAGCGTTAAAACTAAAGACGGTAAACCTGCTGAGTTTGTTACTGTGGGAATTAAGGGATTAAAAAGCGTTCAGGTAGATTCAAAAGGTAACTATTTGCTGAAAGACATTGAAGCAGGTACGTATAAATTGATTGCTAGTTTTGTAGGATTAACTTCACAGCAGAAGGAAATAAAAGTAATTGCAGGAGAAGCAGTTTCAGTCAACTTTGTGCTGCTAGAAAACAATGAACAGCTAGATGAGGTAGTCATCAATGGTGGCGGTATCAATAAGTTTTCAGTTAAGAAAACGACGACTTCCGCAAAAATGCCATTGGGAAACCTGGAGAATCCACAAGTGTATACGACTATTCCAAAGGCTTTATTGACTGAACAGATGGTAACTGAGTTTAGTATGGCATTAAAAAATAGTCCGGGTGTCTATAAAATTCAAGGCAGTAGAGGTATCAATACTGCAGGAGCTACTTTTTATAGTATGCGTGGATTTCGTGTGGAGGCTGCGCTGAGTGATGGCGTGCCTTCACAAACAAATGGTGAAATAGATCCGGCGAATATTGAGCGTGTGGAGCTGATTAAAGGCCCTTCAGGAACTTTGTTTGGTGGTTCCGTGGTTTCTTACGGAGGACTGATCAACATTGTAACGAAAAAACCTTTAGATACTTTAGGAGGAGAGCTGAGTTACACTACTGGTAGTTATGGTTTAAACCGTTTTTCTGCAGATGTGTATGGACCTGTCACTAAAGATAAAAAGCTACTTTTCAGATTGAATTCTGCCTATCAGCATCAAAATAGCTTTCAGGATGTGGGTTTCAGGAAGTCGATATTTGTAGCACCCGTGTTAGAATATAAGGTCAATGATAGACTGAATATCAGCCTGAATACAAGTTTTGCTACCTTGAAGAGTACAAGTCCAGCGGTGATTTTTCTACCAAGGACACGCCAATTTATTGCCACCAGACCTGAGGAATTGAACTACGACTGGAAACGTTCTTATACCAATAAGGACTTAACGATGAAGAACCCTACATTAAATGCAAAAGGACAGGTAAATTACAAGCTGTCAGATCAATGGGCTTCTCAAACTATTTTCTCTACAAATAGCCGTAAATCAGATGGTTTTTATCAATACCAATTTATAAGAGGAGCCACAGATGAAATGCTGGAAAGAAATGTCTCTTTGCAGAATTCTACGAATACCTCCACAGACCTGCAGCAGAATTTTAACGGTGATTTTAAGTTGTTTGGAATGCGCAACAGGGTTGTTGTTGGGTTAGATTATTTACATCAGACCGTTAAAAACAACAATTCCCCAAACATCGTATTTGACAATGTGAGCGGAACAAATCCGAATGATCCGAATTACTCCAACATTTCCCGTTCTGCGGTGGAGGCGAAGATAGCGGCAAGCACGGCATTGCCGACTAAAAACCATGCAGAAAACAATGTCTACAGTGTGTATGCTTCAAATGTGTTGAACCTGACTGACAGGTTAATTACTATGCTGAGCCTTCGCGTGGATCGTTTTCAAAATAAAGGAACATTCAATGAGAACACGAATCTTCGATCCGGTGAATTTATGCAGACGGCAGTTTCGCCAAAACTTGGCCTGGTGTACCAGGTCGTAAAAGATAGGGTTTCCTTATTTGGTAACTATATGAACGGATTTACTAATGTTGCACCTATTACACAGCCAGAAGGTTCAGGCGCTTCCGGAACTTTTAAACCGGAACATGCCAATCAGTTCGAAGCGGGGGTAAAAACAGATCTTTTGGATGGTAAATTAAGTTTTACGGCTAGTCTATATGATATTAAAGTGGAAAACACCACTTATACGGAACCAGTAACAGTGAATGGGGCAAATTATGTAATTACCGTACAAAATGGTACACAGAAGAGCAGAGGACTTGAATTGGAATTGATTGCCAACCCAATAGAAGGTTTGAATGTGATCGCTGGTTACAGCTATAATTATAGCAAATTGACTGATGGTAATCCTGATCTTAAAGGTCGCAGACCAGCCTCAGCTGGCCCCTCTACTTTGATCAACTCCTGGATTAGTTATGCTATTCCACATGGTGAGATCAAAGGATTAGGTCTGGGTGTAGGAGTTAATTATATCGGAAAGCACTTAACAGGGAATTCCGCGAAAACAGGTGTGTTTACCTTACCTTCCTATATTATGGCAACCGCTACAGTGTTTTATGACAAGCCAAAGTATAGGTTAGGATTTAAAGTCGATAACCTGGCCAATGAAGTATATTTTACGGGCCAGGGGGTATTGAGCCCACAAATGCCAAGAACCTTTGCTGCAAATGTCACTTTCAAGTTTTAA
- a CDS encoding SufE family protein, whose translation MNQKNISEIEKEIISDFSMFDSWEDKYEYLIDLGKQLPELEEAYKTNDHKIKGCQSSVWLIASYQDGKVFFKADSDAMIVKGLVSMLIKVLSGQPPKAILEAKLEFIKEIGMFSHLAQTRSNGLLAMIKQMKNYALAFQSIEELENK comes from the coding sequence ATGAATCAAAAGAACATCTCCGAAATAGAAAAAGAAATCATCTCCGATTTTTCCATGTTTGACAGCTGGGAGGACAAATACGAATACCTGATTGATTTAGGAAAACAATTACCGGAATTAGAGGAAGCTTATAAAACTAACGATCATAAGATAAAAGGATGTCAGTCGAGCGTATGGCTGATAGCTTCCTACCAGGATGGGAAAGTATTTTTTAAAGCAGATAGTGATGCGATGATTGTGAAAGGTCTAGTGAGCATGTTGATCAAAGTATTGTCTGGTCAGCCTCCTAAAGCCATTCTGGAGGCCAAGCTGGAATTTATCAAAGAAATCGGCATGTTCAGCCATCTGGCGCAGACCAGGTCTAACGGATTATTAGCAATGATCAAACAAATGAAAAATTATGCATTGGCTTTTCAATCCATTGAAGAGCTTGAAAATAAATAA
- a CDS encoding DUF2147 domain-containing protein, protein MRYISLLLLFTAISFSGFSQTSDAILGQWVNSSGEAHIEIFKKGSQFFGKIVWLKEPKDEKGNPKLDVKNPAENLKSRPILGLEMLKGFAYDNGKWVDGTIYDPKVGKTYSCNMSLKSNGDLNVRGYIGFSLIGRTDVWKRFK, encoded by the coding sequence ATGAGATACATTTCGCTGTTACTTCTATTCACTGCAATTTCATTTTCCGGATTCTCTCAAACGAGCGATGCTATTTTGGGACAATGGGTTAATTCTTCCGGTGAAGCACACATTGAGATTTTTAAAAAGGGAAGTCAATTCTTTGGTAAAATCGTTTGGTTAAAGGAACCGAAAGATGAGAAAGGCAACCCTAAATTAGACGTGAAAAATCCTGCTGAAAACCTAAAATCCAGACCAATATTGGGCCTTGAAATGCTGAAGGGTTTTGCTTACGACAATGGTAAGTGGGTAGATGGGACTATCTATGACCCGAAAGTAGGAAAAACCTACAGCTGTAATATGAGCCTGAAAAGCAATGGGGATTTAAATGTTAGAGGTTATATCGGTTTCTCACTGATTGGTAGGACGGATGTTTGGAAAAGATTTAAATAG
- a CDS encoding sensor histidine kinase → MDTLAEQLRGHAQNQEISNILLDLNGAESDFQQAILYGESQKLEDYKTKLTRTFNQIEVILKKYDLDSTRMLSANKVQLGKAFDDKLLISNEIFSLKHNFDSLLRITNIQNIGGKPSKDIIEKYKVNTTIKRSTGKADTSVRVIKPEAKKKGLFKRLQDAIENKQESSQSVKVVTVNREKQIRDSVNRSVLRKQSNSQGDILRKLNEENGRLAKSNQQLISANLSLVIQLHQLVQELKDIHLNDWEKARAEMLNQYQSATNDMNSFTGVAVLMILIFIVLLIIYIRKAGKSEDNYIRENERAVALAEQKSEMLAIMSHEIRNPLTTITGLIYLLNRSPLTDDQKKKLNSINLSSSMLMNTINDILDVSKIDHQKETALNVVSFQPCAEIKETIAAMTFIAERKQISLTAEFSGIEEATVKGDPFRLKQIMINLLNNAVKYTDQGGVVVKVELSERNEQQMLLNVSIIDTGIGIPKDQQGKLFTRYYQANRSSGKPGTGLGLYICKQLIDLQNGQINVESEAGKGCHFKFSIPYQKPA, encoded by the coding sequence TTGGATACACTCGCAGAGCAATTGCGGGGACATGCACAGAATCAGGAAATCAGCAATATCCTGCTCGATTTAAATGGTGCTGAAAGTGATTTTCAGCAGGCGATTTTATATGGGGAGAGTCAGAAGCTGGAAGATTATAAAACTAAACTGACCCGAACATTTAATCAGATTGAAGTTATACTGAAAAAGTATGATCTGGATAGTACAAGGATGTTATCTGCGAATAAAGTGCAGCTTGGAAAAGCATTTGATGATAAGCTGTTGATTTCTAATGAAATTTTTAGTCTCAAACATAATTTTGATTCTTTGCTAAGAATCACGAATATTCAAAATATTGGAGGAAAACCCTCTAAAGACATTATTGAAAAGTATAAGGTCAATACTACCATAAAAAGAAGCACTGGAAAGGCAGATACTTCTGTACGTGTCATTAAGCCTGAAGCTAAGAAAAAAGGGCTTTTTAAACGTCTTCAAGATGCTATAGAAAACAAACAGGAAAGTTCACAATCTGTTAAAGTGGTGACGGTAAATCGTGAAAAGCAGATTCGAGATTCGGTAAACCGGTCTGTACTTAGAAAACAGAGCAATTCTCAGGGAGATATTCTACGAAAACTAAATGAAGAAAATGGGCGGTTAGCGAAATCCAACCAACAGCTCATTTCTGCAAACCTTAGTTTGGTGATTCAATTACACCAATTGGTGCAGGAGTTGAAAGATATTCATTTGAATGACTGGGAAAAGGCGAGGGCAGAAATGCTCAATCAATATCAATCGGCTACAAATGATATGAATAGCTTTACTGGGGTAGCAGTATTGATGATTTTGATTTTTATTGTATTGCTGATTATTTATATCCGCAAAGCAGGGAAATCTGAAGACAATTACATTCGTGAAAATGAACGTGCAGTGGCATTGGCAGAACAAAAATCAGAGATGCTGGCCATTATGAGTCATGAAATTAGAAATCCACTGACCACCATTACCGGTCTAATTTACCTCCTGAACCGAAGTCCGCTTACTGATGATCAAAAGAAAAAACTTAATTCTATCAACTTATCCTCAAGTATGCTGATGAATACCATTAATGATATTCTTGATGTCAGCAAAATTGATCATCAAAAAGAAACTGCTTTGAATGTTGTTTCTTTTCAGCCTTGCGCAGAGATTAAAGAGACGATTGCTGCCATGACTTTCATCGCTGAAAGGAAGCAGATCTCTTTAACCGCAGAATTCAGCGGGATAGAAGAAGCCACGGTTAAAGGTGATCCTTTCCGCCTAAAACAAATCATGATCAATCTATTGAACAATGCAGTAAAGTATACGGATCAAGGTGGGGTAGTGGTAAAAGTAGAACTATCCGAGAGGAATGAACAGCAGATGCTGTTGAATGTCAGTATCATTGATACCGGAATTGGCATTCCTAAAGATCAGCAGGGAAAACTCTTTACCAGGTACTATCAGGCGAACAGATCCTCAGGGAAACCAGGAACAGGATTAGGTCTTTACATCTGTAAACAGTTGATTGACCTTCAAAATGGGCAGATCAACGTGGAGAGTGAAGCTGGAAAAGGATGTCATTTTAAATTCTCGATTCCTTATCAAAAACCAGCGTAG